The sequence CAACCCCGACCAGTGGTGTTACATACCTGGCCACTAGTCCGGCCAAAGGAAAAACCATCTGGTTGCAACGAGTGACTGATGAAGAATATGGTACGAAAAAGTAACCCGTTCCTAGCCGTGTGAAACCGATAAACCATTTAACGTTTAACATCATGAAAAAAGTCCTTTTAAGCTTATTCCTATGCATAGCCATTATGCAGTTTTCACACGCCCAAACAGCCCAGACGAATCCTTCGTCACCCAATCCCTCTGCTACCGAGCAGGAAATTATTAATCTCTCGAAGGATAAATGGCAGTGGATGTCTGACAAGAATGTGGACAGGCTAGCTACCTTATTTGATGAAAAATCGATGTTTGTCCACATGGGTGGCAGCTGGGGCAAAAGTCGGGAGCTGGAGGTCATTAAGAGTGGAAATATCTGGTACAAAAAAGCGAGTGTCTATGCAACGACCTTACATATGATTGGCAATACGGCCATTCTGTTAAGTGACCTTGATCTGGTGGCCGTAGTGGGCGGAAACGAGGTGACCAATCCATTTATGGTGACGGAGGTCTTTGTGAAAGAAAACGGAAAATGGATACTGGGTCAACTCTCGTTCTCCAGACTGATGAGGCCTGTTAAAAACTAGTCGCTTAGCCGTCATTCGCGCTCAGCCAGGAATCATCGAGAGTACAGAAATTTTTCATATACAGATAGTTAATTAATCCTTAATATCATTTGCACTATGAAAGTATCAATTCTTGGCCTGTGTTTTCTGTTGATTGGCATACAGGCATCCTTCGCCCAGACATCAACGACAGCCACCCCAACAAAGGCCGAGCAGGAAATTATTGACCTCTCCAAACAAAAATGGCAGTGGATGGCCGATAAGAATGTGGAGAAACTGGCTCAGCTTTTCGACGATAAGTCAAAATTTGTCCATATGAGTGGCACCTGGAAAAAGGACGAAGAACTCGAGATTATTAAAACAGGAAGCATTTGGTATAGAAAAGCGGATGTCCACGATGTAGCTGTAGAGCTGTTTGACAACACCGCCATCATCTGGAGCCGCATCACACTGGAGTCAACGGTTCGGGGTAGTGAGGCAAAGGTTGAGTTTACAGTGACTGAGGTCTATAAAAAACAAGTCAATGTCTGGAAAATGTTAGCCTTGACCTTTAGCAGTGTCCGGGACACCCATGTTATTAAGCATTAACCAGGTATCTGGTTTTCTGCCATCCTGACGATAAAATCGGAACGATTTAGCCCCAATTACCCATGAAATCGACAACTAACCAACAAGCCAACACCGAGTTGAACCGTCGCAATGTCTTGAAAACCGGATTGGCGCTGGTAAGCGGTGCCTTGTTAGGACCAGATGCTAAAGCACATACGGCTTCCACCTCATCGAGACAGCAGGCTTCGCTTTCCCCAAATGCCAAACCGGGACGTCGAAAACTAGGTACACTGGAAGTTTCCAGTATTGGCCTTGGGGTGCAGAATATGAGTCGTACCTATCAAACGACGATCCCCTCCCGGTCCGAAATGCATAGCATCATTCGGACTGCTTTCGACCGGGGTGTTACTTTATTTGATGCCGCCGAAGCCTATGGTCCTTTTGAGGTGGAACGCATTCTCGGTGAAGCGTTGGTAGGGATTCGAAACAAAGTGGTAATTGAAACCAAGTTTGGCTGGAACATCGACCAAAAAACGGGTCAACGGCTACCTGGTTTGAATAGCCGTCCAGAACACATCAAGGAGGTCGTGGAAGGCATGCTGAAACGCCTGCGCACCGACCGGATAGATTTATTGTATCAACATCGGGTCGATCCGGCGGTTCCGATCGAAGATGTTGCAGGGGCAATCAAAGATCTTATTAAGCAGGGGAAAGTCTTGCATTACGGCCTTTCCGAACCTGGCCCGCAAACCGTCAGACGAGCCCATGCCATTCATCCGGTTACGGCTATTCAGAACGAATATTCGCTCATCTGGCGTGGCCCGGAAGAGGTTATCCTTCCGCTCTGCCAGGAACTCGGCATCGGCTTCGTTTGCTGGAGCCCGCTGGGTGTGGGTTTTCTGACCGGAGCGATTGACGCCAGTACACGGTTCGCTCCCGGCGACATTCGCGGGGGTGAGTCCAGGTTCTCCCCCGAGAATCTACCACACAACCTGGCACTCCTGGATTTGGTAAAAAGCTGGGCGACAAAGAAAAAAGCCACACCCGCGCAGGTATCGCTGGCCTGGCTACTAGCGAAGAAACCTTGGATCGTGCCTATCCCTGGAACAACCCAGATGGGACACATGCTGGAGAACATGGGTGCAGTTGATGTACAGTTTACGGCTGATGAACTTAAGCAATTCGATACAGAATTGGCCAAGGTCGAGTTTAAGGGAGAACGTTTGCCATCATTTGTCCTGGCTTTTTCCAATGTTGAAGCACCCCTGAAGAGGTAAACATATCCGCTTTATTCATCAGGATTGTCTTCATCCAGGCCTGAAAACCTTAAACCGAATCACGCGTTTGAGGTCCTCGTCAGTTGAAATCGGAACGTAATGAGAAAGACCACAATGTTAATGCAGGGCCTGTTGGCATTTCTTCTGTTAATCGCAGCTTGTTCTTCTCAAACAGAGAATGTTCAGGTTACGGATGTGGCTTCCATAGAGCCAAACAAGGTATTGATTGTGTATTTATCACGAACAAATAACACCAGAGCCATAGCGGAAATCATTCACAGGAATGTAGGCGGAAAATTAGTAGCCCTTGAGTTAGAAAAGCCTTATCCCGAAAACTACCGGGCTACAGTAGAACAGGTAGTGAAGGAAAACGAAACAGGTTTCCTACCCCCGTTAAAAACAAAAATTGACACCATTCAGCAATACGACGTCGTGTTCGTTGGCTTTCCTACCTGGGGTATGCAACTACCCCCGCCCATGAAAAGCTTTTTGCATCAGTATGATCTAAAAGGTAAAACGGTCATTCCGTTCAATACCAATGGCGGCTATGGGATTGGCAGTACGTTCCAGACCGTAAAGGAACTATGTCCCAACAGCAACGTAGTGGAAGGGTTTACGATGCGGGGCGGCTCGGAACGGGATGGGCAACTGCTGGTTATCGAAGGAGGCAAGGCAAAAGAAGCTGAAGCGAACGTGGTAAAATGGTTGCGGACGATAAATGTACTGAAATAAGGTCTCGCTTTTATAAAAACTAGGCTAGATACAGCAATGGAAACGAGAACATTAGGAAAGAGCGATCTGCAAGTGTCCGCACTCGGCTTAGGCTGTATGGGCTTGAGCTATGGCTATGGACCGGCAACCGATAGGCAGAATGCCATAAAATTAATTCGTGCCGCTTTCGAGAAAGGCGTTACCTTCTTCGATACAGCGGAGGCCTATGGCCCATTTGTCAACGAAGAGCTGTTGGGTGATGCCTTACAGCCATTTCGGGACAAAGTGGTGATTGCCACCAAATTCGGGTTTCAGAACGGTGATTCTACCAAAGGGCAGGACAGCCGCCCCGAACGCATCCGACAGGTGGCCGAAGAAGCGCTGAAGCGATTACGAACCGACCATATCGATTTATTTTATCAGCACCGGGTTGACCCCCATGTGCCAATGGAGGAGGTGGCAGGAACGGTTAAAGAATTGATCCAGGAAGGAAAGGTTAACCACTTCGGACTTTCCGAAGCAGGTGTACAATCGATTCGGAAGGCCCATGCTGTGCAGCCGGTAACTGCTTTGCAAAGCGAGTATTCGCTCTGGTGGCGGGAGCCGGAAAAGGAGATACTACCGACTTTAGAAGAGCTAGGTATTGGTTTTGTTCCCTTCAGTCCGCTGGGAAAAGGGTTTCTTACCGGGAAAATTGACGAAAACACACAGTTTGACAAGACCGATTTTCGCAATGTGGTCCCCCGCTTCTCCGAAGAAAACCGAAAAGCCAATCAGAAATTAGTTGATTTATTAGGTGAC comes from Spirosoma aureum and encodes:
- a CDS encoding nuclear transport factor 2 family protein; its protein translation is MKKVLLSLFLCIAIMQFSHAQTAQTNPSSPNPSATEQEIINLSKDKWQWMSDKNVDRLATLFDEKSMFVHMGGSWGKSRELEVIKSGNIWYKKASVYATTLHMIGNTAILLSDLDLVAVVGGNEVTNPFMVTEVFVKENGKWILGQLSFSRLMRPVKN
- a CDS encoding nuclear transport factor 2 family protein; the encoded protein is MKVSILGLCFLLIGIQASFAQTSTTATPTKAEQEIIDLSKQKWQWMADKNVEKLAQLFDDKSKFVHMSGTWKKDEELEIIKTGSIWYRKADVHDVAVELFDNTAIIWSRITLESTVRGSEAKVEFTVTEVYKKQVNVWKMLALTFSSVRDTHVIKH
- a CDS encoding aldo/keto reductase; its protein translation is MKSTTNQQANTELNRRNVLKTGLALVSGALLGPDAKAHTASTSSRQQASLSPNAKPGRRKLGTLEVSSIGLGVQNMSRTYQTTIPSRSEMHSIIRTAFDRGVTLFDAAEAYGPFEVERILGEALVGIRNKVVIETKFGWNIDQKTGQRLPGLNSRPEHIKEVVEGMLKRLRTDRIDLLYQHRVDPAVPIEDVAGAIKDLIKQGKVLHYGLSEPGPQTVRRAHAIHPVTAIQNEYSLIWRGPEEVILPLCQELGIGFVCWSPLGVGFLTGAIDASTRFAPGDIRGGESRFSPENLPHNLALLDLVKSWATKKKATPAQVSLAWLLAKKPWIVPIPGTTQMGHMLENMGAVDVQFTADELKQFDTELAKVEFKGERLPSFVLAFSNVEAPLKR
- a CDS encoding flavodoxin; translated protein: MRKTTMLMQGLLAFLLLIAACSSQTENVQVTDVASIEPNKVLIVYLSRTNNTRAIAEIIHRNVGGKLVALELEKPYPENYRATVEQVVKENETGFLPPLKTKIDTIQQYDVVFVGFPTWGMQLPPPMKSFLHQYDLKGKTVIPFNTNGGYGIGSTFQTVKELCPNSNVVEGFTMRGGSERDGQLLVIEGGKAKEAEANVVKWLRTINVLK
- a CDS encoding aldo/keto reductase, giving the protein METRTLGKSDLQVSALGLGCMGLSYGYGPATDRQNAIKLIRAAFEKGVTFFDTAEAYGPFVNEELLGDALQPFRDKVVIATKFGFQNGDSTKGQDSRPERIRQVAEEALKRLRTDHIDLFYQHRVDPHVPMEEVAGTVKELIQEGKVNHFGLSEAGVQSIRKAHAVQPVTALQSEYSLWWREPEKEILPTLEELGIGFVPFSPLGKGFLTGKIDENTQFDKTDFRNVVPRFSEENRKANQKLVDLLGDIARQKEATPAQIALAWLLAQKPWIVPIPGTTKLHRLEENSGAATIALSANDISQIDSAFSRIPVQGDRYPANLQKRVGN